The genome window CTTTACGCTTTCCCATGCTTCCGCACGGGCTCGTGTGTTCCCTTCCACCGAACCACCGAAATCTAGGGTTATAGACGTGCCAGGTATCGGAAAGCAGGTCATTCCCGGCCCAGTCCCCATTATCAGGTGACTTGCATCGTCAAACTCGTTTCCACCCACAATCTTACCTCTGATGGCGTCCTTGAGCTTTTCCGCCTCTGCCGCAATTGCAGCTTGGTTGTTCATGACCTCGGTGTTGAAGTCGTTGACGAGCCGATGGTTCTCGAACGACGCCTTGAAGGCTGCAATATCGATGTCGGTATCTGCTAGATGGCCTGTCACGGCATCACAATGCGAACCTGCTGCCTTTTTCTTGATCTTGGTCAGTTCGCTGAGAAATTGATCGAGTGCACTCATGGCGTTTTGGAGCGCGTTCATACTGACAGCTGCGGCGGCATCGCCGCCCTTGGCGATCGCCCACCAATCCTTCAGCACAGGCTCTTGTGTCTGCTCCGCCGCACTGAGCCAGGCACAGATCTCTTCGGCATTCATGAACCAGAGAGGGAGACCGAACTCCCTGCCGTTCAGATAGA of Granulibacter bethesdensis contains these proteins:
- a CDS encoding helicase HerA domain-containing protein, which encodes MKPRRVASVQLLGTIEHADDEPSFSPGISVLPTLDTPAEIGLPDILRAVFEITPRRNKPEDYDDKDFDCDLRIGFPTGQARNVVRASYNDLFSRPLAIVGNTGSGKSFSVSSLIQKAMKALGGAAEEPHVFILDINGEYGKAFPTVATAARLPDRIYLNGREFGLPLWFMNAEEICAWLSAAEQTQEPVLKDWWAIAKGGDAAAAVSMNALQNAMSALDQFLSELTKIKKKAAGSHCDAVTGHLADTDIDIAAFKASFENHRLVNDFNTEVMNNQAAIAAEAEKLKDAIRGKIVGGNEFDDASHLIMGTGPGMTCFPIPGTSITLDFGGSVEGNTRARAEAWESVKRFLADLSQ